In one Rutidosis leptorrhynchoides isolate AG116_Rl617_1_P2 chromosome 8, CSIRO_AGI_Rlap_v1, whole genome shotgun sequence genomic region, the following are encoded:
- the LOC139862366 gene encoding probable WRKY transcription factor 65 isoform X1, producing the protein MEHGYSSLTIDHEDHDYSPEDSEDSPSSAARFNDTKTTSSSSPKRSRRSLQKRVVSVPINEIEGSRLKSETNAPPSDSWAWRKYGQKPIKGSPYPRGYYKCSSSKGCPARKQVERNRADPAMVMVTYSCDHNHPWPASRKHNHHITTTSPPPTDATTTDIQDEELTMSLEIGPTSVPFASTSDQFWWFSDLEYTSSTMLESPLMVREIIEDADLTMIFSIREEDESLFADLGELPECMTVFKRREIINEKEHRRRPCNLSTLCGTKG; encoded by the exons ATGGAACATGGATATAGTTCGCTAACAATAGATCACGAAGATCATGACTACTCGCCAGAAGATAGTGAAGATTCGCCGTCTTCTGCTGCCAGGTTTAACGACACAAAGACTACTTCAAGTTCGTCCCCTAAAAGAAG TAGGCGTTCACTGCAAAAACGAGTGGTCTCAGTGCCAATCAATGAAATTGAAGGATCTCGACTTAAGAGTGAGACGAATGCTCCGCCTTCTGATTCATGGGCATGGAGAAAATATGGACAAAAACCCATAAAAGGATCGCCTTACCCTCG GGGATATTATAAATGTAGTAGTTCAAAAGGATGTCCAGCAAGAAAACAAGTAGAAAGAAATCGAGCGGACCCCGCTATGGTCATGGTGACGTATTCATGCGATCACAACCACCCTTGGCCGGCTTCTAGAAAACACAACCACCACATCACGACCACGTCACCACCACCAACTGACGCAACAACCACCGACATTCAAGATGAAGAGTTAACGATGAGTCTTGAAATAGGACCAACAAGTGTTCCTTTTGCATCAACTTCGGATCAATTTTGGTGGTTTTCTGATCTGGAATACACGTCATCAACTATGTTAGAGAGTCCGTTAATGGTTCGGGAGATTATTGAAGATGCTGACCTGACAATGATATTCTCGATTAGAGAAGAAGACGAATCACTATTTGCTGATCTTGGTGAGTTGCCGGAATGCATGACGGTTTTTAAACGAAGGGAAATAATAAACGAGAAGGAACATCGCCGGCGACCGTGTAATTTGTCCACATTGTGTGGGACAAAAGGGTGA
- the LOC139862366 gene encoding probable WRKY transcription factor 65 isoform X2 — MEHGYSSLTIDHEDHDYSPEDSEDSPSSAARFNDTKTTSSSSPKRRRSLQKRVVSVPINEIEGSRLKSETNAPPSDSWAWRKYGQKPIKGSPYPRGYYKCSSSKGCPARKQVERNRADPAMVMVTYSCDHNHPWPASRKHNHHITTTSPPPTDATTTDIQDEELTMSLEIGPTSVPFASTSDQFWWFSDLEYTSSTMLESPLMVREIIEDADLTMIFSIREEDESLFADLGELPECMTVFKRREIINEKEHRRRPCNLSTLCGTKG; from the exons ATGGAACATGGATATAGTTCGCTAACAATAGATCACGAAGATCATGACTACTCGCCAGAAGATAGTGAAGATTCGCCGTCTTCTGCTGCCAGGTTTAACGACACAAAGACTACTTCAAGTTCGTCCCCTAAAAGAAG GCGTTCACTGCAAAAACGAGTGGTCTCAGTGCCAATCAATGAAATTGAAGGATCTCGACTTAAGAGTGAGACGAATGCTCCGCCTTCTGATTCATGGGCATGGAGAAAATATGGACAAAAACCCATAAAAGGATCGCCTTACCCTCG GGGATATTATAAATGTAGTAGTTCAAAAGGATGTCCAGCAAGAAAACAAGTAGAAAGAAATCGAGCGGACCCCGCTATGGTCATGGTGACGTATTCATGCGATCACAACCACCCTTGGCCGGCTTCTAGAAAACACAACCACCACATCACGACCACGTCACCACCACCAACTGACGCAACAACCACCGACATTCAAGATGAAGAGTTAACGATGAGTCTTGAAATAGGACCAACAAGTGTTCCTTTTGCATCAACTTCGGATCAATTTTGGTGGTTTTCTGATCTGGAATACACGTCATCAACTATGTTAGAGAGTCCGTTAATGGTTCGGGAGATTATTGAAGATGCTGACCTGACAATGATATTCTCGATTAGAGAAGAAGACGAATCACTATTTGCTGATCTTGGTGAGTTGCCGGAATGCATGACGGTTTTTAAACGAAGGGAAATAATAAACGAGAAGGAACATCGCCGGCGACCGTGTAATTTGTCCACATTGTGTGGGACAAAAGGGTGA